The following DNA comes from Microbacterium wangchenii.
GTCATGCTGCCCGCCGGGAACGTCGCCGCCAGGACGTCACCGACGGTCGTTCCCGGATCCAGCGTTCCGGCGATCGTGCTGACCAGCTGGTGCACCGTCGGATACGTCTCCACCTCCAGCAGCCGTTCGACCGTGACGCTGGCCGCATCGCACACGCGCGAGAGGTCGTTGCGCATCAGGTCCACGATCATGACGTTCTCGGCGCGCTCCTTCGGATCGCTCCGCAGATCGTCCACGAGCGCCGCATCCGCCGATGCATCCGCGCCCCGCCGCCGTGTCCCCTTGATCGGATGCGTGCGCAGTGTCCCCTCCGCCAGTTCCAGGAACCGCTCCGGGGTCGCGCTGACCAGCGCGACGTCCCCGAACCGGAGGAGGCCGCCGTGGTGGGAGGGCGCCGCCCGGCGCAGGCGGTCGTAGACGGTGAGCGGGTCGAACTCCCCCGCGATCTCGAAACGCGTCGTCAGGCACAGCTGGTAGGCGTCGCCTTCGCGGATGGCGTCGCGGCAGCGCTCGATCAGCGCGGCGTACTCCGCCGGGGCATGCCGCGCGGTGGCGCGCGCCTCATCCGCCGCCCCGGGCGCCGCGACCGGCGGCGCCGCCAGCAGCCGCTCTGCCACCTCGTGCCCGCGGCCCGATTCCGACACGACCCACACCTGCCGGGCAGCGTGGTCGAACGCGATCAGCTCGTCCGTCCGAACCCACATCTCGTCGGGGATCCCGTCACCGCGGCCGCGGACGGGGGCGCCGGCCGCCCCTGCTCCGGCCTCATATCCCACCCAGCCGACCCAGCCGCCGAGGAACGGGCCGGCCGGCGACTGCTCCGGATGCTGCGTCGCGTCCACCGCTCGCACCCTGGCCGGATCGTCTTCGGGCTCACCGGCACCCACCCAGCTCCACCCCGCTTGCGCGTCCGGACCGGCATCGAGCCAGAACACGTGGGAGCGGCCGGCGGCGAGAGCGGCGAACGCGGCCGCGGGGTCGACCCACCGTGGGAGGGGCGCGGCGGAAGTCGGCGGAAGCACGCTCTCAGGCTAGAGGGGGTGAGCAGCTCTAGGCTCTCTCCCGTGAACGAGATCCTCACCGGCGTGCTCGACGTGGTGCAATCGGTGGACCCCGTCCTGCGCACGCTCGTCGCCGGCCTGGCGATCCTGCTGGAGACCAGCGTCCTGGTGGGCCTGGTCGTCCCCGGCGACACGATCGTCATCGTCGCCGCGACGGCGGTGTCGTCGGTCGTCGAGGCCGTCGCGCTGGGTGTGGCCGTCCTCGTGGGAGCGCTCATCGGCGAGAGCATCGGCTTCGCCCTCGGCCGGTTCCTCGGTCCCCGCATTCGGAGCTCCCGGCTGGGCAGGCGCATCGGGGAACGCAATTGGGAGCGGTCGGAGCGCTATCTGCGGCGCCGCGGCGGCCCCGCGATCTTCCTGTCGCGGTTCCTGCCGGTGCTGCATTCCCTCGTGCCGCTCACGGTGGGGATGAGCGGCTACAGCTACCGGCGATTCCTCGCGTGGACCGCCCCGGCATGCCTGATCTGGTCGTCGCTGTACATCTCCGTCGCCGCTCTGGCTGCCGGAACGTACCGCGAGCTCGCCGACACGCTGCACTCCGCGGGCTACATCTTCGTCGGCGTGCTCGTGGCCTTCCTCGTGCTCGTCTACGTCGGGAAGAAGGTCATCGAACGCCTCGAGCGACGACACCTGGACGCGTCGGAGTCCGAGGACGTGGAAAGCTAGGGGGGATGTCCTCCTCCCCGCCCGAACGCACCAAGGTCCTCTGGCTCGCCCGTCTCGAACGGCGCGTGCACTCCTGGCGCGAACGCCGAGCGCGCGCGAGGGGCCTCCGACCCCAGGTGACCGGCTTCCCGGGCTACGGCGGGGAGGACTGGGTGCGCGTGGTCGGGCGGGTCCTCATCGCCCCGCCGATGCGCAAGGACGCCTCCGGGGAGTACGCCAGCGTGCGCGGATGGCGCAGCTTCGTCGCCGTCCCGGTCGGGTATGCGCAGGTGCGGATCGCTGTGGAGGGCGCCGTTCACGACGTGGTCGCCGATCGCGGCGGCGTCATCGACACGGTGATCCCTGCGCGCCTCGATCCCGGCTGGCAGACCGTGACCATGTCGGTGGAGGGCAGCGAGCCCGTCGAGACGCGCGTGTTCATCGTCGCCTCCGACGTGCGTTTCGGTGTCGTCTCCGACGTCGACGACACCGTCATGGTCACCGCTCTGCCCCGGCCGCTGCTGGCGGCGTGGAACTCCTTCGTCGTCGACGAGCACGCCCGCCAGCCGGTGCCGGGAATGGCGGTCCTGCTGGAGCGGCTCACGCGCGAGAACCCCGGCACACCCGTCCTGTACCTCTCGACGGGGGCATGGAACGTCGCGCCCACCCTCATCCGCTTCCTCCGCCGACACCTCTTCCCGCCCGGGTCCATCCTGCTCACCGACTGGGGGCCCACGCACGACCGCTGGTTCCGCAGCGGACAGGACCACAAGGCGAGCAACCTCCAGCGCCTGGCGGCAGAATTCCCCCGCATCCGCTGGCTCCTGGTCGGCGACGACGGCCAGCACGACGATCAGATCTACACGAAGTTCGCCATCGAGCATCCCGGCCACGTCGCCGCGGTGGCGATCCGCCGGCTCTCGCCGACGGAGGCGGTGCTCGCCGGTGGCCGGACGGTGGTCGACGACCACTCCGCCGCCAACGTTCCGTGGGTCACGGAGTCCGACGGGGCAGGTCTGCTGGAGCGGCTGGAGGCCGTGGGG
Coding sequences within:
- the pabB gene encoding aminodeoxychorismate synthase component I, coding for MLPPTSAAPLPRWVDPAAAFAALAAGRSHVFWLDAGPDAQAGWSWVGAGEPEDDPARVRAVDATQHPEQSPAGPFLGGWVGWVGYEAGAGAAGAPVRGRGDGIPDEMWVRTDELIAFDHAARQVWVVSESGRGHEVAERLLAAPPVAAPGAADEARATARHAPAEYAALIERCRDAIREGDAYQLCLTTRFEIAGEFDPLTVYDRLRRAAPSHHGGLLRFGDVALVSATPERFLELAEGTLRTHPIKGTRRRGADASADAALVDDLRSDPKERAENVMIVDLMRNDLSRVCDAASVTVERLLEVETYPTVHQLVSTIAGTLDPGTTVGDVLAATFPAGSMTGAPKLSAMSILHELEGGPRGVFAGCFGWIGSDGSGDLAMVIRSILTRPGGAYVGAGGGITWRSQAEAEVAEVALKARAPLAALGAGLPPGW
- a CDS encoding DedA family protein, whose protein sequence is MNEILTGVLDVVQSVDPVLRTLVAGLAILLETSVLVGLVVPGDTIVIVAATAVSSVVEAVALGVAVLVGALIGESIGFALGRFLGPRIRSSRLGRRIGERNWERSERYLRRRGGPAIFLSRFLPVLHSLVPLTVGMSGYSYRRFLAWTAPACLIWSSLYISVAALAAGTYRELADTLHSAGYIFVGVLVAFLVLVYVGKKVIERLERRHLDASESEDVES
- a CDS encoding App1 family protein, translated to MSSSPPERTKVLWLARLERRVHSWRERRARARGLRPQVTGFPGYGGEDWVRVVGRVLIAPPMRKDASGEYASVRGWRSFVAVPVGYAQVRIAVEGAVHDVVADRGGVIDTVIPARLDPGWQTVTMSVEGSEPVETRVFIVASDVRFGVVSDVDDTVMVTALPRPLLAAWNSFVVDEHARQPVPGMAVLLERLTRENPGTPVLYLSTGAWNVAPTLIRFLRRHLFPPGSILLTDWGPTHDRWFRSGQDHKASNLQRLAAEFPRIRWLLVGDDGQHDDQIYTKFAIEHPGHVAAVAIRRLSPTEAVLAGGRTVVDDHSAANVPWVTESDGAGLLERLEAVGIVSTDPHA